A genomic region of Papaver somniferum cultivar HN1 chromosome 7, ASM357369v1, whole genome shotgun sequence contains the following coding sequences:
- the LOC113294725 gene encoding uncharacterized protein LOC113294725, with product MKRNLSSWKNSPLNPAGREVIIKSVTSTASIYQMNCFRIPKKTCQDMNNLQIDFFWGKNLEHPTGFYPKAWTTICKPKDLGGLGFMNMELFNSAMITKIGWRLEQDKDSLWYKLIDSKYLLGRNVLNMNTKAKDGDSWIWKGVLEGIQNIQHHCIWRIGNGNKIKIWEDLRIPDSTDKLKKPAHFPTDIQLLAHLMTDQKEWNFQLIQQIFNPGTAQVISDLVIHSREEDNMHWKLNSTGKFSVKALYKAKIQNLYRNDHTTRN from the coding sequence ATGAAGAGAAATCTGTCAAGTTGGAAGAATTCCCCTCTAAATCCAGCTGGAAGAGAAGTTATAATAAAATCTGTCACCTCCACAGCCAGCATTTATCAAATGAACTGCTTCAGAATACCTAAGAAAACTTGTCaagatatgaacaacttacaaatAGATTTCTTTTGGGGAAAAAATCTGGAACACCCCACTGGGTTCTACCCAAAAGCTTGGACAACTATATGCAAACCAAAGGATCTTGGTGGATTAGGGTTCATGAATATGGAACTCTTTAATAGTGccatgataacaaaaataggaTGGAGGCTGGAACAGGATAAGGACTCTCTCTGGTACAAATTGATAGATTCCAAATACTTATTGGGGAGAAATGTTCTAAACATGAATACCAAAGCCAAAGATGGAGACTCATGGATTTGGAAAGGGGTTCTTGAAGGAATTCAGAATATACAACACCACTGTATCTGGAGAATAGGCAAtggtaacaaaatcaaaatctggGAGGACCTTAGGATACCTGACTCAACTGACAAGCTCAAAAAGCCTGCACACTTCCCCACTGATATACAACTGCTTGCTCATTTAATGACAGATCAAAAGGAATGGAATTTCCAACTCATTCAGCAAATTTTCAATCCTGGTACTGCTCAAGTCATTAGTGACCTTGTTATCCACTCCAGGGAAGAAGACAACATGCACTGGAAACTCAACAGCACAGGAAAATTCTCTGTTAAAGCTTTGTACAAAGCCAAAATACAGAACCTGTATAGAAATGATCATACAACAAGAAACTGA